From a region of the Teredinibacter turnerae genome:
- a CDS encoding MbtH family protein, translating to MSTFNEEAINPFDNPNHTFLVLTNQQQEYSLWPTFVPTPKGWEPQFGPASRDECSAYVETHWTTGPLFPNAESARPHNPELREGI from the coding sequence ATGTCGACGTTCAATGAAGAAGCTATCAACCCTTTTGACAACCCCAATCATACCTTTCTGGTGCTCACCAACCAGCAGCAGGAATACAGCTTGTGGCCGACCTTTGTGCCCACGCCTAAAGGCTGGGAACCGCAATTCGGCCCCGCCTCGCGGGATGAATGCAGCGCCTACGTGGAAACCCACTGGACCACCGGGCCGTTATTTCCAAATGCCGAGTCTGCGCGCCCCCACAATCCAGAATTGCGGGAGGGCATCTGA
- the entS gene encoding enterobactin transporter EntS, giving the protein MKNLFVNFDILQHNANFRAVFIARTISLIGLGMLAVALPKQVYDLTGDSLQVGIVMALDGVGMFVGLLYGGVLADRHDRKGLILLARSICGLGFFWLAVNAFLPQPSLWVIYVFALWDGFFGALGVTALLAAMPHIVGRENLMQARAVSMVSMRLAGVASPALGGWIIAVSDVAWNYVLAALGTAITLLPLLRLPRMQPPEFEPQHPLRELFDGVRFLFQNRIVGAVVIIGTLVTLTTAIRVLFPEMAESLFQDNPMALGLLYSAVPLGATLGALLSAWAERLEQPGKWMGLICCGVFGSVVAFGLVENLWLSLATLVVFGYLTCIASLLQYTLVQGHTPDEYLGRINGIWTAQDACGDSIGTVGIGLIGKVLSTAGSIVLLGAGALTLGLVTLGLCKQLRSAGLTDTALTDSASTA; this is encoded by the coding sequence ATGAAAAACCTATTCGTCAATTTTGATATCTTGCAACACAACGCCAACTTTCGCGCCGTGTTTATTGCCCGCACCATTTCGTTAATCGGCCTGGGAATGCTCGCAGTGGCGCTGCCGAAACAGGTGTACGACCTCACCGGAGACAGCCTACAAGTGGGCATCGTGATGGCGCTCGACGGCGTTGGCATGTTCGTCGGCCTGCTGTATGGCGGCGTGCTCGCCGACCGACACGATCGCAAAGGCCTGATTTTGCTCGCCCGCAGCATATGCGGACTCGGCTTTTTCTGGCTTGCGGTGAATGCATTCCTGCCGCAACCGTCACTGTGGGTGATTTATGTATTTGCGCTCTGGGACGGCTTTTTCGGCGCCTTGGGGGTTACTGCACTGCTCGCTGCCATGCCGCACATTGTCGGTCGGGAAAACCTGATGCAGGCGCGCGCCGTCAGCATGGTTTCGATGCGGCTCGCCGGAGTCGCATCCCCGGCACTCGGTGGCTGGATCATCGCCGTTAGCGATGTCGCCTGGAACTATGTACTCGCGGCTCTGGGCACTGCGATCACCCTGTTGCCACTACTGCGTTTGCCGCGCATGCAGCCACCGGAATTTGAGCCGCAACACCCGCTCCGGGAACTGTTCGATGGCGTCAGATTTCTGTTTCAAAACCGTATCGTGGGGGCCGTGGTGATTATAGGCACCCTAGTCACCTTGACCACCGCCATCCGCGTGCTGTTTCCGGAAATGGCTGAATCCCTGTTTCAGGATAACCCCATGGCGCTGGGTTTGCTCTATTCCGCCGTCCCCCTCGGCGCGACTCTGGGCGCGTTGCTCAGCGCCTGGGCCGAACGCCTGGAACAACCGGGAAAATGGATGGGATTAATATGTTGCGGTGTGTTTGGCTCGGTGGTGGCGTTTGGTTTGGTAGAAAATTTATGGCTGTCGCTGGCAACGCTTGTGGTGTTTGGCTACCTCACTTGCATCGCTTCGCTACTGCAATACACCCTGGTGCAGGGGCACACACCCGATGAGTACCTTGGCCGCATTAATGGAATATGGACAGCGCAGGACGCCTGCGGCGATTCGATAGGAACCGTTGGCATTGGTTTAATTGGCAAAGTGCTTTCTACCGCAGGAAGCATTGTGTTGCTGGGCGCAGGTGCGCTCACCCTGGGCCTGGTTACTCTGGGGTTGTGCAAACAATTGCGCAGTGCCGGTTTAACGGACACGGCATTGACCGACTCCGCCAGCACCGCCTAA
- a CDS encoding non-ribosomal peptide synthetase has product MTSHTLPLLPTQEGIWLAEQVSEEKNTFVIAHAVTITGALQPALFERAVALGLQEADTVIAGYTEVDGVGCQRIPAAVSLESLPALQQIDYAAHSDAEARARQWMQADIAADHLCDGENPALVNMLFKLAPESTPAGKAQPRWLWYQRYHHIMLDGYSFTALTKRIAQHYTALVRQTTPPDARPCPVADVIAECDQYRASPQHARDKAFWQTYCAELPPVASLSRVPITDVLPTAAQHTHYLTLPETTLGQLQQLAQHHSLSAPDLLLSALASYIARITGANQQTLGMPFMRRMGSVAITASAPVVTVLPVALRLNLGDSWLDAARQLKQEIKQVRKHSRYDAEAIQRDAHLVGSGRRLYGPLLNYKMFDYHLQFDTLSGTTEHLAAGPLDDFEFGVQIHDQRIRLDLRANARYYTAADVALHGERLQGFITALLGQPEQSLQTLSLLADSERAQLDHWSQGPAVTHQLPTLCTAFRQRVAEQPSDLALVCGTHKLTFAQLGARVDQLSEWLLMCGVQPGQNVAVALPRQTDAIAAMFAIMQTGACWVPIEPEYPRERIDAIFSVANPVLVISLSSIELPACARMDLDAPSDMSQAAPVSPDVMLRLADALAQPSPEDPAYIIFTSGSTGTPKGVQVSHGALANLLNSHGQQLFEPFIAQIQASHGRRVRTMHSHSIAFDSAWDQTLWLALGQELHLFDEELRRDAFEIVRYVQENQLDALDMPPSLCSALLNNGLLTTDLHRPGLIGIGGEAAPAALWHELREHPEVVSYNLYGPTENTVDTLGASLDMAPEPTVGRPIGNVHVYVLDTSLQPVPLGAVGELYIAGASLANGYVNRSDLTASRFVANPFRDGERMYRSGDLVRWSNDGLIEYLGRADDQVKVRGYRIELADVENALSLLPGVETATVVAEAVNNSHRLLGYCAVPDLESHNSEALTREFLDILHAKLPEYMVPAALTLLTQMPFTVNGKIDKKALPRPRLLSRNHVVPVGEREQLLCALMADILAVDNPGAEDDFFELGGDSILAIGLTTALRGKGYQLKPSAVFVARTPRAMALAMTALAVTGLERNPGADLALTTADTDKLKQRHGVYRALAPVLPLQQGMLYLAQTAADGANYSAWTRLDLAGSLNTERLHRALSVVLSENPQLAGLFDMETATQPVFLLPAAGVLRWPWRFEDISYLPPSDRAQALANITTEVIDAPLPSERFGGMLRACLVKTGTEQFSLYLVIHHLLIDGWSTPLLLRRLLAAYRDNEQPRARSESPYPRVLQQLVNRDHTASLDLWRDYLADARPCVLFEQATPTVEEAVFTLDEATSLALRQATQAHGLTLNLVMQGIWALALSAISGREAVTFGMPVSGRSANIDGLDQQLGLFLNTIPVAFQLNPHQDLWQQLGTVAATHMTLLEHDGPGLAEIQRQAGGQPLFDSLLVVENYPDSDYLGYDLAGTRITDIHNRGYSHYPLALLVLPGERTTLLVENRGAIAQPAQLAKRIAGFIDTLLKAPQTPVCRYELQTLEEQAQLAAINATYQALPVSTLRDHLREQAARSPSALALQDAEHSLTYAQVRHQVQCLAGDLQAQGVCPGDIVAVALPRSVRLSIALLAVIEAGAAYLPLDTSYPDERLAFMLSDAKPRLLITETANAARFSDVSCVHFETLMPDTAQHQFREVALTANAPAYLLYTSGTTGRPKGVLVPHNAIVNRILWMQHQYPLHSDDVVLQKTPSSFDVSVWEFFWSFMVGARLVMAAPDAHRDPDALARTIDHYQITTMHFVPSMLAVFCNSLAASEYRDCRSLRRVFCSGEALSKVLARTFSEMFEAQLHNLYGPTEAAVDVTYEPACGDLDEGGSGVPIGLPVWNTQLRVLDAYLRPVPLGASGELYLCGDQLAAGYLQRAELSASRFVADPQGNGTRMYRTGDIVRHLASGKVEYLGRVDDQLKIRGQRIELGEIEAVLRAQPEIADAAVHAQVLGSDRQAQGDQRQLVAYYVLKDSATHSSPSLTSDILQTRLAQQLSSAMVPAALVAMDALPLNANGKLDRKALPAPNTTPVHTLSGRAPARGLESRLAAIFARVLGVDSVNADDDFFAIGGHSLLAMTLAVEIRKELERSVPVGQIMTSPTVALLAAQLNSDVMLNDFGSDGFDPVIQLRAGSDTPLFCVYPGSGFAWQYSVLSRYLDNNMPIVGLQSPRPHGLIASSRDMDELIERQLQILRDQQPHGPYFLLGYSLGGTIAYGMAARLRAAGERVDFLGLLDTYPAEVHDWTDPDDAEATLGAEREQQQVLNEAMDNADGELQQERQAMLAQIFANYKDAVTLLAATKTPSYDGPVNVFVAEKDRPDYIEPATCWQPYVSDLTLHPLAHCEHQDIMSPASLQILGPQINQAIKQRQTERHPEPDTRAQLANV; this is encoded by the coding sequence ATGACATCGCACACACTCCCTCTGTTGCCGACCCAGGAAGGCATCTGGCTGGCGGAGCAGGTCAGCGAAGAAAAAAACACCTTTGTGATTGCCCATGCAGTGACGATTACCGGCGCATTGCAGCCCGCCCTGTTTGAACGTGCCGTTGCGCTGGGGTTACAGGAGGCGGATACCGTTATCGCAGGCTACACCGAAGTTGACGGTGTCGGCTGCCAGAGAATTCCTGCCGCTGTTAGCCTGGAATCGCTGCCCGCGTTGCAGCAAATCGACTATGCTGCTCACAGTGACGCCGAGGCGCGTGCCAGGCAGTGGATGCAAGCCGACATCGCGGCCGACCATCTCTGCGACGGCGAGAACCCGGCGCTGGTAAATATGCTGTTCAAGCTCGCGCCCGAATCTACACCAGCGGGCAAAGCGCAACCACGCTGGCTGTGGTACCAGCGCTATCACCACATCATGCTGGACGGCTACAGCTTCACCGCGTTGACCAAACGTATCGCACAGCACTACACCGCCCTGGTTAGGCAAACCACACCGCCTGATGCCCGCCCTTGTCCAGTTGCCGATGTAATCGCGGAGTGCGACCAGTATCGGGCCTCGCCCCAGCACGCCCGCGACAAAGCTTTCTGGCAAACCTATTGCGCCGAGCTGCCCCCGGTGGCAAGCCTGAGCCGTGTACCCATTACCGATGTATTGCCCACGGCCGCGCAGCACACTCACTACCTGACGCTGCCGGAGACAACCCTCGGTCAGCTGCAACAGCTTGCGCAACACCACAGCCTGAGCGCGCCCGATCTACTACTCAGTGCGCTCGCCAGCTACATCGCCCGCATCACCGGGGCGAACCAGCAGACCCTGGGAATGCCGTTTATGCGCCGCATGGGTTCGGTGGCCATTACCGCATCGGCTCCGGTCGTTACCGTGCTGCCGGTGGCACTTCGCCTGAACTTGGGCGATAGCTGGCTCGACGCCGCCCGCCAGCTGAAACAGGAAATTAAACAGGTACGCAAACACAGTCGCTACGACGCCGAAGCCATTCAGCGGGACGCCCATCTCGTCGGCAGCGGTCGCCGCCTTTACGGCCCGCTGCTCAACTACAAAATGTTCGACTATCACCTGCAATTCGACACCCTCAGCGGTACCACCGAGCACCTGGCGGCAGGACCACTGGACGACTTTGAATTTGGCGTGCAAATTCACGATCAGCGTATCCGTTTGGATCTGCGGGCCAACGCCCGTTATTACACTGCCGCCGACGTCGCACTCCACGGAGAGCGCTTGCAGGGCTTTATCACCGCGCTGCTGGGCCAGCCCGAACAGTCGCTGCAAACCCTTTCTCTGCTTGCCGACAGTGAACGTGCGCAGCTCGACCACTGGTCGCAAGGCCCGGCGGTTACGCATCAGCTTCCCACGCTGTGCACCGCCTTCCGCCAGCGCGTCGCCGAACAACCCAGCGATCTGGCACTGGTGTGCGGCACGCACAAACTGACCTTTGCCCAACTGGGGGCGCGGGTGGACCAGCTCAGCGAATGGCTCCTAATGTGCGGCGTGCAGCCCGGCCAGAACGTCGCCGTGGCACTGCCTCGCCAGACCGACGCTATCGCTGCGATGTTCGCCATTATGCAAACCGGCGCCTGCTGGGTCCCGATCGAACCTGAGTATCCGCGTGAGCGAATCGACGCCATTTTTTCCGTTGCCAACCCGGTGTTGGTCATCAGCTTGAGTTCCATCGAACTGCCTGCCTGTGCACGCATGGACCTGGATGCGCCGTCGGACATGAGCCAGGCTGCACCTGTTTCACCAGACGTCATGTTGCGGCTGGCGGATGCCCTTGCGCAACCGTCACCCGAAGACCCGGCGTATATCATCTTCACCTCTGGCAGCACCGGCACCCCCAAGGGTGTGCAGGTATCCCACGGCGCGCTGGCCAACCTGCTGAACAGCCACGGCCAGCAATTGTTCGAGCCGTTTATTGCACAGATACAGGCAAGCCACGGCCGCCGTGTGCGCACCATGCACAGCCACTCCATCGCCTTTGACTCCGCCTGGGATCAAACCCTATGGCTGGCTCTTGGGCAGGAATTGCATCTGTTCGACGAAGAGCTGCGGCGCGACGCGTTCGAGATTGTTCGCTATGTCCAGGAAAATCAGCTGGACGCGCTCGACATGCCGCCCTCGCTGTGCAGCGCACTGCTGAACAATGGCTTGCTCACCACAGACCTGCACCGCCCCGGCTTGATTGGCATTGGCGGCGAGGCGGCACCAGCGGCGCTCTGGCACGAACTGCGCGAACACCCGGAGGTGGTGAGCTACAACCTGTACGGGCCCACAGAGAATACCGTCGATACCCTGGGGGCATCCCTCGATATGGCGCCTGAGCCCACTGTCGGCCGACCGATCGGCAATGTTCACGTCTATGTGTTGGATACCAGTCTGCAACCAGTACCCCTCGGTGCAGTGGGCGAGTTGTATATCGCCGGCGCCAGCCTCGCCAACGGTTATGTGAATCGCTCCGACCTCACCGCCAGCCGGTTTGTAGCCAACCCGTTTCGCGACGGCGAGCGCATGTACCGCAGCGGTGATCTCGTGCGCTGGAGCAACGACGGGCTAATTGAGTATCTGGGCCGTGCGGACGACCAGGTGAAAGTACGTGGTTACCGCATCGAGCTGGCCGATGTGGAAAACGCGCTCTCTCTGTTGCCCGGCGTGGAGACGGCGACGGTGGTAGCCGAAGCCGTCAACAACAGCCACCGCCTGCTGGGTTACTGCGCGGTGCCGGATCTGGAGAGCCACAACAGCGAAGCTCTCACACGCGAATTTCTCGATATTCTGCACGCAAAACTGCCCGAATACATGGTGCCCGCCGCACTCACCCTGCTCACCCAAATGCCCTTTACAGTCAATGGCAAAATCGACAAAAAAGCCCTGCCGCGACCGCGACTGCTCAGCCGCAATCACGTTGTGCCCGTAGGGGAGCGCGAACAACTGTTATGCGCGCTGATGGCGGATATTCTGGCGGTAGACAACCCAGGCGCCGAGGACGATTTTTTCGAACTGGGGGGCGACAGTATTCTCGCCATTGGCCTCACCACCGCGTTGCGCGGCAAAGGCTACCAACTGAAGCCCAGCGCAGTATTCGTCGCCCGCACGCCACGCGCCATGGCGCTCGCGATGACCGCGCTGGCGGTCACCGGGCTGGAGCGAAACCCCGGCGCCGACTTAGCGCTAACTACTGCCGACACTGACAAACTGAAGCAGCGGCACGGCGTTTATCGTGCCCTGGCACCCGTGCTACCTCTGCAGCAGGGCATGCTCTACCTGGCACAGACCGCAGCGGACGGCGCGAACTACAGCGCCTGGACCCGGCTGGATCTGGCAGGCTCGCTCAATACTGAGCGCCTGCATCGCGCGCTGAGCGTGGTGCTGAGTGAAAACCCGCAGCTGGCGGGCCTGTTCGATATGGAGACTGCGACGCAGCCGGTATTCCTGCTGCCCGCCGCCGGTGTACTGCGCTGGCCCTGGCGCTTTGAGGACATCAGCTATCTGCCCCCAAGCGATCGAGCCCAGGCGCTGGCAAACATCACAACGGAGGTGATCGACGCTCCCCTACCCAGCGAACGGTTTGGCGGTATGTTGCGCGCCTGTCTGGTGAAAACCGGTACTGAGCAGTTCAGCCTATATCTGGTGATTCACCACCTGCTGATCGACGGCTGGTCCACGCCGCTGCTGTTGCGCAGATTGCTGGCGGCTTACCGCGACAACGAGCAACCGCGCGCGCGCAGCGAGTCGCCTTACCCCCGAGTACTGCAGCAGTTAGTGAATCGCGATCACACTGCCAGCCTCGATCTGTGGCGGGACTACCTCGCCGACGCTCGCCCTTGCGTGCTGTTCGAGCAGGCCACGCCAACCGTTGAGGAAGCGGTGTTCACCCTGGATGAAGCCACCAGCCTCGCGCTGAGACAAGCGACGCAGGCACACGGGCTCACCCTCAACCTGGTCATGCAAGGCATCTGGGCGCTGGCACTGTCGGCGATAAGCGGACGCGAAGCCGTCACCTTCGGCATGCCGGTGTCGGGCCGCAGTGCGAATATCGATGGTCTCGACCAACAACTCGGACTGTTTTTGAACACCATTCCGGTCGCTTTCCAATTAAATCCGCATCAGGACCTGTGGCAACAACTTGGCACCGTGGCAGCGACTCATATGACATTGCTGGAACACGATGGGCCAGGGCTTGCGGAAATCCAGCGCCAGGCTGGCGGCCAACCGCTGTTTGACAGCCTGCTAGTGGTGGAGAACTACCCGGATAGTGACTATCTCGGTTACGACCTGGCAGGCACACGTATTACCGATATTCACAACCGTGGTTACAGCCACTACCCACTGGCGCTGCTGGTGTTGCCGGGCGAACGCACCACCCTGTTGGTGGAAAACCGGGGCGCCATTGCCCAACCGGCACAACTGGCCAAACGCATTGCCGGATTTATCGATACGCTACTGAAGGCACCACAAACACCAGTGTGCCGTTACGAACTGCAAACCCTGGAGGAGCAGGCACAGCTTGCCGCCATCAATGCCACCTACCAAGCCTTGCCGGTCAGCACCCTGCGCGACCACCTCCGCGAACAAGCCGCGCGCAGCCCTTCCGCACTGGCACTGCAGGATGCGGAGCACAGCCTGACCTACGCGCAGGTGCGCCACCAGGTGCAATGTTTGGCCGGCGACCTGCAAGCACAGGGTGTGTGTCCCGGGGATATTGTCGCGGTGGCACTGCCCCGCTCGGTGCGACTTAGTATCGCGCTGCTGGCAGTTATCGAAGCCGGTGCCGCCTATCTGCCACTGGACACGAGTTACCCCGACGAACGCCTGGCATTTATGCTAAGTGATGCCAAGCCGCGATTATTGATCACCGAAACAGCCAATGCCGCGCGCTTTAGCGATGTTTCCTGTGTGCACTTCGAGACCCTGATGCCAGACACCGCCCAGCACCAGTTCCGCGAAGTCGCATTGACGGCCAATGCACCGGCGTACCTGCTGTATACCTCTGGCACCACAGGCCGCCCCAAAGGCGTATTGGTGCCACACAACGCCATTGTTAACCGCATATTGTGGATGCAGCACCAATACCCACTGCACAGCGACGATGTGGTGCTGCAAAAAACCCCAAGCAGCTTTGATGTATCCGTGTGGGAGTTTTTCTGGAGCTTTATGGTTGGCGCGCGCCTGGTAATGGCCGCACCCGATGCCCATCGCGACCCGGACGCACTGGCCCGAACAATAGACCACTACCAGATCACCACCATGCACTTTGTGCCGTCGATGCTGGCGGTGTTTTGCAACAGCCTGGCGGCGAGCGAATACCGTGATTGTCGCAGCCTGCGCCGGGTGTTTTGCAGTGGTGAAGCACTGAGCAAAGTGCTCGCGAGAACCTTCAGCGAAATGTTCGAGGCGCAGCTCCACAATCTTTACGGCCCCACCGAAGCTGCGGTAGATGTGACCTACGAACCCGCCTGCGGTGACCTAGACGAAGGTGGTAGCGGCGTGCCCATCGGGCTGCCCGTGTGGAATACCCAGTTACGGGTGCTGGATGCCTATCTGCGTCCGGTGCCACTGGGTGCCAGTGGCGAACTGTATTTGTGTGGCGATCAGCTCGCAGCGGGTTATCTGCAACGCGCCGAGTTGAGCGCGTCGCGATTCGTTGCTGACCCGCAGGGCAACGGTACCCGTATGTACCGCACCGGCGACATCGTGCGCCACCTGGCCAGCGGCAAAGTGGAATACCTGGGCCGGGTAGACGACCAGCTCAAAATTCGCGGCCAGCGTATCGAACTCGGTGAAATCGAAGCCGTTTTGCGGGCTCAGCCGGAAATTGCCGATGCCGCAGTTCACGCCCAGGTACTCGGTAGCGATCGCCAGGCGCAGGGCGACCAGCGCCAGTTGGTCGCCTACTATGTGCTGAAAGACAGCGCGACCCACAGCAGCCCGTCGCTTACCAGTGACATATTACAAACGCGCCTGGCCCAACAACTGAGCAGCGCCATGGTGCCAGCCGCCCTGGTCGCAATGGATGCACTCCCCCTCAACGCCAACGGCAAACTGGACCGCAAGGCATTACCCGCACCCAACACAACACCAGTCCACACACTATCCGGTCGCGCGCCCGCGCGCGGGCTGGAATCCCGTCTCGCCGCAATTTTTGCCCGTGTTCTGGGCGTGGATTCTGTGAATGCCGATGACGACTTCTTCGCAATAGGCGGCCATTCTTTATTGGCCATGACACTCGCCGTGGAAATTCGCAAAGAGCTGGAGCGCAGCGTACCTGTGGGCCAGATTATGACCTCGCCGACCGTAGCATTGCTCGCCGCCCAGTTAAACAGCGATGTCATGCTGAACGACTTTGGCAGCGACGGTTTCGACCCGGTTATTCAGCTGCGCGCAGGCAGCGATACCCCCTTGTTTTGCGTTTACCCTGGCTCCGGCTTCGCCTGGCAGTACAGCGTGCTGTCCCGTTACCTGGACAACAACATGCCTATTGTCGGGCTGCAGTCGCCGCGCCCCCACGGGCTTATTGCCAGCAGCCGCGACATGGACGAGCTGATCGAGCGGCAACTGCAGATTCTGCGCGACCAACAACCGCACGGGCCCTACTTCCTGCTCGGCTATTCCCTGGGCGGCACCATCGCCTACGGCATGGCCGCACGCTTGCGCGCTGCGGGTGAGCGCGTGGATTTTCTTGGCCTGCTGGATACCTACCCAGCAGAAGTGCACGACTGGACCGACCCAGACGATGCCGAAGCGACCCTGGGCGCGGAGCGGGAGCAACAACAGGTGTTAAACGAGGCGATGGACAACGCCGACGGTGAGTTGCAACAGGAAAGGCAGGCGATGCTGGCACAGATTTTCGCTAACTACAAGGATGCGGTCACCCTGCTGGCGGCCACCAAAACACCGAGTTATGACGGCCCGGTGAATGTGTTCGTGGCAGAGAAAGACCGACCGGACTATATCGAGCCCGCCACCTGCTGGCAGCCTTACGTCAGCGACCTCACGCTACACCCGCTGGCGCACTGCGAACACCAGGACATCATGTCGCCAGCATCGCTGCAGATTCTTGGCCCCCAAATTAACCAGGCCATCAAACAGCGACAGACTGAACGCCACCCGGAACCCGACACCCGCGCGCAGCTCGCCAACGTGTGA
- a CDS encoding enterochelin esterase domain-containing protein, with product MKHAPNFRAAIGSEAWWQQIARRGTPLIERLHNGYCRVTFYWRQPQDSAIQTVYIDCWSLTPHPVEAPTAMLHIPASDVWYWEVCLPETWQGSYFFIPVADGDGFPVHHQQRRAWWINAIALFGEADPYNPLPSYTSGSHALSRLLLKPSVCSLASETRSAALADGPLRLAHWHSHCLDNQRRVWQLHCDDADGAQADLPLLIFLDGAIWAEQLPVVNWLREQTHAGLLPAARYVFIEALDSHTRADELTCNPTFWLAVLLELLPQLDWQGNITPLTLLNHRNTEALRAVAQANTPFPDEPLSAITTASCARGITLIGQSLGGLAACYAGLLFPDTVSRVISQSGSFWWQSPQGARLDHFAATSLAATGRARAGEVQFLLQAGRFESDMRCESQRMSAALSASGYTTHYQEFEGGHDWLCWREALLTALPQPYPAATRHQCEGVFHVDVQ from the coding sequence ATGAAACACGCACCTAATTTTCGTGCAGCTATTGGCAGTGAGGCCTGGTGGCAACAGATTGCGAGGCGCGGCACCCCGCTGATCGAACGGCTGCACAACGGTTACTGTCGCGTCACATTTTATTGGCGCCAACCGCAGGACAGTGCAATTCAAACAGTCTATATCGACTGCTGGTCGCTCACGCCTCACCCGGTAGAAGCTCCCACCGCCATGCTGCATATTCCCGCCAGCGATGTCTGGTACTGGGAGGTGTGTCTGCCGGAGACCTGGCAGGGTTCCTATTTTTTTATTCCCGTAGCGGATGGCGACGGCTTCCCGGTGCACCATCAGCAGCGCCGCGCCTGGTGGATCAATGCCATTGCCCTCTTCGGTGAGGCAGACCCATATAACCCGCTGCCGTCGTACACGAGTGGCAGCCACGCGCTCTCGCGTCTGCTGCTAAAACCGTCGGTGTGCAGCCTGGCGAGCGAAACACGGTCCGCCGCTCTGGCTGATGGCCCATTGCGTCTCGCACACTGGCACAGCCACTGTCTCGACAACCAGCGCCGCGTCTGGCAATTACACTGTGACGACGCTGACGGCGCACAGGCAGACCTGCCCCTGCTGATATTTCTCGATGGCGCTATCTGGGCGGAACAGCTGCCAGTGGTCAACTGGTTGCGAGAGCAGACCCACGCGGGTCTGCTGCCCGCCGCTCGATATGTGTTTATCGAAGCTCTGGACAGCCATACCCGCGCCGACGAACTCACCTGCAATCCGACGTTCTGGCTTGCGGTGCTGCTCGAGCTTCTGCCGCAGCTGGACTGGCAGGGCAACATTACACCACTCACTCTGCTCAATCATCGCAATACCGAAGCTCTGCGAGCAGTCGCGCAGGCGAACACCCCCTTCCCGGACGAGCCGCTGTCCGCAATCACCACCGCGTCCTGTGCCCGCGGGATCACCCTGATCGGCCAGAGTTTAGGCGGCCTCGCCGCATGCTACGCCGGGCTGCTATTTCCCGACACAGTCTCCCGCGTTATCAGCCAGTCCGGCTCGTTTTGGTGGCAGAGTCCACAAGGTGCACGCCTCGATCACTTTGCCGCAACCAGCCTTGCCGCAACAGGCCGCGCGCGCGCTGGCGAAGTCCAGTTTCTGCTGCAAGCAGGCCGTTTTGAAAGTGATATGCGGTGCGAAAGCCAGCGCATGTCCGCCGCCCTGAGCGCATCAGGTTACACCACGCATTACCAGGAATTTGAAGGCGGCCACGATTGGCTCTGCTGGCGCGAAGCGCTACTGACCGCCCTGCCGCAACCTTACCCCGCTGCCACCCGCCACCAGTGCGAAGGAGTTTTCCATGTCGACGTTCAATGA